A genomic window from Nocardioides sp. BP30 includes:
- the galE gene encoding UDP-glucose 4-epimerase GalE has protein sequence MTWLVTGGAGYIGSHVVAALQEAGMAPVVVDDLSSGLRQFVPDDVPLVEATLLDGEVVERTLREHEVEGVIHLAGFKYAGVSVQRPLHTYAQNVQGTATLLEAMLRTGVDNLVFSSSAATFGSPDVDLVTEQTPTHPESPYGESKLIGEWLIADVARAHGLKHTSLRYFNVVGSGSPRLYDTSPHNLFPLVFDALAKGETPRINGDDYPTPDGTCVRDYVHVADLARSHVVAARKLLAGEALEPVYNLGSGEGVSVRQIMDTIREVTGIDFTPTISPRRPGDPARIVASGELATRDLEWRMRHDLRAMVASAWEARQRAEEGHRS, from the coding sequence ATGACGTGGCTGGTCACCGGAGGCGCTGGATACATCGGTTCGCACGTGGTTGCGGCCCTGCAGGAGGCAGGCATGGCGCCGGTCGTCGTCGACGACCTGTCCTCGGGCCTGCGGCAGTTCGTGCCCGACGACGTGCCGCTGGTCGAGGCCACGCTTCTCGACGGCGAGGTCGTCGAGCGCACCCTGCGCGAGCACGAGGTCGAGGGCGTCATCCACCTGGCGGGGTTCAAGTACGCCGGCGTCTCGGTGCAGCGCCCGCTGCACACCTACGCCCAGAACGTCCAGGGGACAGCGACCCTGCTCGAGGCGATGCTGCGCACCGGCGTCGACAACCTGGTCTTCTCCAGCAGCGCCGCCACCTTCGGCAGCCCGGATGTCGACCTCGTCACCGAGCAGACGCCGACGCACCCCGAGAGCCCGTACGGCGAGAGCAAGCTGATCGGCGAGTGGCTGATCGCCGACGTGGCGCGTGCGCACGGTCTCAAGCACACCAGCCTGCGCTACTTCAACGTGGTCGGCTCGGGCTCGCCGCGGCTCTACGACACCAGCCCGCACAACCTCTTCCCGCTCGTCTTCGACGCCCTCGCCAAGGGCGAGACGCCGCGGATCAACGGGGACGACTACCCCACGCCGGACGGCACCTGCGTGCGCGACTACGTCCACGTCGCCGACCTGGCGCGCTCCCACGTCGTCGCCGCCCGCAAGCTGCTCGCCGGCGAGGCGCTGGAGCCGGTCTACAACCTCGGCTCCGGCGAGGGCGTCAGCGTGCGACAGATCATGGACACCATCCGCGAGGTGACCGGCATCGACTTCACTCCCACCATCAGCCCGCGCCGTCCCGGCGACCCGGCCCGGATCGTGGCGAGCGGCGAGCTGGCGACCCGCGACCTCGAGTGGCGGATGCGGCACGACCTGCGGGCGATGGTCGCCAGCGCCTGGGAGGCGCGGCAACGTGCCGAAGAGGGTCACCGGTCCTGA
- a CDS encoding phosphomannose isomerase type II C-terminal cupin domain, whose amino-acid sequence MGELYTMIGESDTRPWGSWHILDEGDGFKVKRLEVLPHSRLSYQTHAHRSEHWVVVTGRASSVIDGETVISEPGECVDIPIGMPHRIVNDEDELLVIVEVQRGDYCGEDDIVRLEDDYGRQG is encoded by the coding sequence TTGGGAGAGCTGTACACGATGATCGGTGAGTCCGACACCCGCCCCTGGGGCAGTTGGCACATCCTCGACGAGGGCGACGGCTTCAAGGTCAAGCGGCTGGAGGTGCTGCCGCACTCGCGACTCTCCTACCAGACCCATGCCCATCGCTCGGAGCACTGGGTGGTCGTGACCGGCCGGGCCTCCTCGGTCATCGACGGCGAGACGGTGATCAGCGAGCCCGGCGAGTGCGTCGACATCCCGATCGGCATGCCGCACCGGATCGTCAACGACGAGGACGAGCTGCTGGTCATCGTCGAGGTGCAGCGCGGCGACTACTGCGGCGAGGACGACATCGTCCGGCTCGAGGACGACTACGGTCGACAGGGCTGA